One Pirellulales bacterium genomic window carries:
- the cbiE gene encoding precorrin-6y C5,15-methyltransferase (decarboxylating) subunit CbiE: MPIQDKVHIVGIGDDGLDGVTSTARALIEQADLLVGADYTLRLVPGDHAERLIAGGNLDVIVERIIASAGRRVVVLVSGDPLFYGLARYLCEKLGKDRFEVVPHVSSMQLAFARVKESWEEAYLTNLANRSLDQVLEQIRIAEKVGLFTTEECPPSRVAHGLLERKIDYFWGYVCENLGSPDERVTRGSLKELASQEFAPLNVMILVRKPDAPDRPSEEIGRRLFGNPDEAFLQSKPKQGLLTTSEVRTIALAQLDLRAMSTVWDIGAGSGSVAIEAAQIAAGGKTFAIEMDQEDHTLILDNAARFGVRNLVPILGRAPEAWANLPDPDAIFVGGSGREISRIVDLAYDRLRPGGRLVANTGSIENLADVHATLHRRAGEVRVWMVNIARGTYQLERVRFDALHPTFLLSVVKPPHHS, encoded by the coding sequence ATGCCCATTCAGGACAAAGTTCACATCGTCGGCATTGGCGACGACGGTCTCGACGGTGTTACGAGCACGGCCCGCGCGTTGATCGAGCAGGCCGATTTGCTGGTGGGTGCCGACTACACGTTGCGTTTGGTGCCGGGCGATCATGCCGAGCGGCTAATCGCGGGGGGCAACCTAGACGTGATTGTCGAGCGCATCATTGCTTCGGCCGGCCGGCGGGTGGTAGTGCTGGTGTCGGGAGATCCGCTCTTCTACGGCCTGGCACGATATCTGTGCGAAAAGCTTGGCAAGGATCGTTTCGAGGTCGTGCCACATGTCAGCAGCATGCAATTGGCATTTGCCCGCGTCAAGGAAAGCTGGGAAGAGGCGTACCTGACAAATCTTGCCAACAGATCGCTCGATCAAGTGCTCGAGCAAATTCGCATTGCCGAGAAAGTCGGGCTTTTCACCACCGAAGAATGTCCGCCATCTCGAGTTGCCCACGGTCTGCTGGAACGGAAGATCGACTACTTCTGGGGATATGTTTGCGAGAATCTAGGCTCGCCCGACGAACGCGTCACGCGCGGCAGTTTGAAAGAATTGGCGTCGCAAGAGTTCGCGCCGCTGAACGTGATGATTCTAGTGCGCAAACCAGACGCGCCGGATCGGCCTTCCGAGGAAATCGGCCGACGATTGTTCGGCAACCCCGACGAGGCATTTCTACAGTCCAAACCGAAGCAGGGATTGCTCACGACCAGCGAAGTCCGGACAATCGCGCTCGCACAGCTCGATCTGCGTGCCATGAGCACGGTCTGGGATATTGGCGCCGGCAGCGGTTCCGTGGCAATTGAAGCAGCGCAAATCGCCGCGGGCGGCAAGACATTTGCCATCGAGATGGACCAGGAAGACCATACGCTCATTTTGGACAATGCAGCGCGCTTCGGCGTGCGAAACCTCGTGCCGATACTGGGCCGCGCGCCCGAGGCCTGGGCTAATCTGCCAGACCCCGACGCAATTTTTGTCGGCGGCAGCGGGCGAGAGATCAGTAGAATAGTGGACCTAGCCTACGATCGATTGCGCCCAGGCGGCCGGCTGGTGGCCAATACCGGCAGTATTGAAAACCTGGCCGACGTGCACGCCACGCTTCACCGCCGCGCCGGCGAAGTACGCGTGTGGATGGTCAACATCGCGCGCGGAACGTACCAGTTAGAGCGCGTGCGTTTTGACGCGCTGCACCCGACATTCTTGCTATCTGTAGTCAAACCGCCGCATCATTCTTGA
- a CDS encoding formylglycine-generating enzyme family protein, producing MATKQKRRPERTDRRAAANAATAAARPRGIAKVFAGVLLVAVAGAIVYALVTHGKPSLERATVAIDEPPAKSSVAVPHINDTPPPADAPPGMVWIPGGVFWMGTTDPTTIVCGGPDPMNDARPVHLVAVDGYWMDATEVTNEQFADFVKATGYITIAEKTPRAEDYPTAPMDRLVAGSIVFTPPAHEIPLDQHLRWWSYIPGANWRHPEGSSSNLQGREKHPVVHVAWDDAVAYARWAGKRLPTEAEWEFAARGGLDRKPYTWGDELKPDGRFVANIWEGHFPNENTAEDGFTAAAPVGSFPANHFGLFDMAGNVWEWCADWYKPNYYAAVAPASDGAVHNPLGPVDSYDPLEPGIPKRVQRGGSFLCSDQYCTRYLMGSRGKGAVDSGENHLGFRCVRSGN from the coding sequence ATGGCTACAAAGCAAAAACGACGCCCCGAGCGTACCGACCGCCGCGCCGCTGCCAATGCGGCAACTGCGGCCGCGCGCCCTCGCGGGATCGCCAAGGTATTCGCAGGAGTGTTGCTGGTTGCCGTGGCTGGCGCAATCGTTTACGCACTTGTGACGCACGGTAAGCCTTCTCTCGAACGCGCAACGGTCGCGATTGATGAACCTCCGGCGAAGAGTTCCGTTGCAGTGCCGCACATCAACGATACACCGCCTCCCGCAGACGCTCCGCCGGGCATGGTGTGGATTCCAGGCGGCGTGTTTTGGATGGGCACGACCGACCCTACCACCATCGTCTGCGGCGGGCCCGATCCTATGAACGACGCGCGGCCCGTGCACTTGGTCGCGGTCGACGGCTATTGGATGGACGCCACCGAAGTAACGAACGAACAATTCGCAGACTTCGTCAAAGCCACCGGGTACATTACGATCGCCGAGAAAACGCCGCGTGCCGAAGACTATCCGACTGCGCCGATGGATCGACTTGTTGCTGGTTCGATTGTCTTTACACCTCCGGCACACGAGATCCCACTGGACCAACATCTGCGCTGGTGGAGTTACATTCCCGGTGCCAACTGGCGGCATCCGGAAGGTTCGTCGAGCAATTTACAAGGCCGTGAGAAACATCCGGTGGTCCATGTCGCTTGGGACGATGCCGTGGCTTACGCACGCTGGGCCGGCAAACGCTTGCCAACCGAGGCCGAATGGGAATTCGCCGCCCGGGGAGGATTGGATCGCAAGCCGTACACTTGGGGCGATGAGCTCAAACCCGATGGCCGCTTCGTTGCCAACATTTGGGAGGGGCACTTTCCGAATGAGAACACGGCCGAAGACGGCTTCACAGCTGCGGCTCCTGTCGGCTCGTTTCCGGCAAATCACTTTGGACTTTTCGACATGGCTGGCAATGTTTGGGAATGGTGCGCCGACTGGTACAAACCTAACTACTATGCCGCTGTCGCACCGGCCAGCGACGGTGCCGTGCATAATCCACTCGGCCCGGTCGACAGCTACGATCCTCTGGAGCCGGGCATTCCTAAACGCGTGCAGCGCGGCGGCTCGTTTTTATGTAGTGATCAGTACTGCACGCGCTATCTGATGGGATCGCGTGGCAAAGGCGCCGTTGATAGTGGAGAGAACCACTTGGGCTTCCGTTGCGTCAGGTCAGGCAACTAA
- a CDS encoding mechanosensitive ion channel domain-containing protein, whose protein sequence is MAIVVSHQLPVAAQDIGVDDPAASLATETDSVEARLKRIDDSAELDKDLKPKLVDLYKGALEQLQAAADWKKTVKDWKGRRDEAPNELQKLKEDLQKPRVEPQTPENATLAQLDQRLADAETALKTAQQKVTDREAEPKRRRSELPGLVAQAQKRLKDVEQELSTISQPGDALDPSEARRVMLSAMKRAVQAELAAYDSERVWYETNTELLATRQDAAAHEAAQAEENAKFYRELVNNRRKEEAMKQAEEARRAAVAAMPELKTLADRNAELTQEQNGPDGFPAKIAVMSQDVDDLKQLLAALRMKFDRVRERIDAAGVTDAVGLLLQKQQADLPDLRAHRQRLWDCQSEASHVRAKLLELEDQRAELSDVEVQVRRVMGTIDPNLLPYRRDEIETALRELLKARQGYLQSQIDDGYRYLDGLGINLIITEKNLVEEIEKYKEFISERILWVRSTPALGEIDFRRGWDGLLKISDRGQFWTVLRDLAGDARQNPMVYTGALALLIPLVGAQRHLRRRIHVVDQQTTQSYAADIRPTLHVVALTLLIAALWPVLIAFVGWRMTAPAATSLHAQNIAYGLRVTAILFLSLEVLRQICRKKGLAEAHFGWPAVAVARVAHHLRWSMVLGLPLAFTVSVVESPEFDVHRSPLGRLAFILGSLVMAAFSHCVLHPKRGLLPTVAERPDVSWFWKKPLLWYSLAVTGPLALAVIAAVGYFYTALELAWRLHAMMWLLLGLLIVQAFAQRCLLVARRKLAIKQARDRRVAALAHAQSIAHPGTIEPANAAAEQPVDLMSIDLQTRRLLRSFVNIALFVGCWLIWIDVLPALGILDRFQLWPYTTTKHQEIGGGYRIETVGSWITLGDVLFSGVIVLLTIVASRNLPGLLQIAFLQRLPMDPGGRYAITTVSRYVITLVGLAVAFWMIGIGWSNIQWLVAAMTVGLGFGLQEIFANFVSGLIILFERPMRVGDVVTIGGISGSVARIRIRATTITDADRKELIVPNKEFITGQLINWTLSDTVLRMVIKVGIAYGSDIAVARQLLLKAAQEDHRVLRDPPVAAVLDQFGDSTLNFELRLFVGGLDVFPDLRHDLCARIDQLFRDAGIEMAFPQRDIHVRSIDAALGMLPRVAEPLKRAG, encoded by the coding sequence ATGGCGATCGTCGTATCTCACCAGCTGCCCGTTGCCGCGCAGGATATTGGCGTTGATGATCCTGCCGCAAGCCTGGCAACGGAAACCGATTCAGTCGAAGCGCGGCTGAAGCGCATCGACGATTCTGCCGAGCTCGACAAGGATCTTAAGCCGAAGCTGGTAGACCTTTACAAAGGAGCCCTTGAGCAGCTGCAGGCCGCCGCGGATTGGAAAAAGACTGTTAAGGATTGGAAGGGGCGACGTGACGAGGCCCCCAACGAACTGCAGAAGCTGAAGGAAGATCTGCAAAAGCCGCGTGTCGAGCCGCAGACACCGGAAAATGCCACGCTGGCTCAACTCGACCAGCGGCTTGCGGACGCCGAGACCGCTCTGAAAACCGCGCAGCAGAAAGTAACCGACCGCGAGGCAGAGCCCAAACGCCGCCGCAGTGAGTTGCCAGGCCTCGTCGCCCAGGCTCAAAAGCGGCTCAAGGATGTCGAACAAGAGCTGTCGACCATCTCGCAACCGGGCGATGCCTTGGATCCGTCCGAAGCGCGCCGCGTGATGCTCTCTGCGATGAAACGGGCCGTACAGGCCGAACTCGCCGCCTATGACAGCGAGCGCGTCTGGTATGAGACAAATACCGAGCTATTGGCGACGCGCCAAGACGCAGCTGCCCACGAGGCTGCGCAGGCTGAGGAGAATGCCAAGTTTTATCGCGAATTGGTCAATAATCGGCGTAAAGAAGAAGCCATGAAGCAGGCCGAGGAGGCGCGTCGCGCCGCCGTCGCCGCCATGCCCGAGCTTAAAACCTTGGCCGATCGGAATGCCGAGCTTACCCAGGAGCAGAACGGCCCCGATGGGTTTCCCGCCAAGATCGCCGTTATGTCGCAAGATGTCGACGATCTTAAGCAATTGCTTGCCGCGCTACGGATGAAGTTCGATCGTGTCCGCGAACGGATCGACGCGGCCGGGGTGACCGATGCCGTGGGATTGTTATTGCAAAAGCAGCAGGCAGACCTGCCCGACCTGCGCGCCCATCGACAGCGATTGTGGGATTGCCAGTCCGAGGCGTCGCACGTTCGCGCGAAGCTGCTCGAGCTGGAAGATCAGCGCGCCGAACTTTCTGACGTCGAAGTGCAGGTGCGCAGGGTGATGGGCACGATCGACCCCAATCTGCTCCCCTATCGGAGAGACGAAATCGAGACGGCCCTGCGTGAATTGCTAAAAGCGCGGCAGGGGTACCTGCAGTCGCAAATTGACGACGGCTACAGGTATCTCGATGGCCTCGGAATCAACCTGATTATCACCGAAAAGAACCTGGTCGAGGAGATCGAGAAGTACAAGGAATTCATCAGCGAACGTATTTTGTGGGTCCGCAGTACACCGGCCCTGGGAGAGATCGATTTCCGCCGGGGATGGGATGGGTTACTGAAAATTTCCGACCGGGGCCAGTTTTGGACGGTATTACGCGACCTGGCCGGCGATGCGCGTCAGAATCCCATGGTCTACACCGGCGCCCTGGCACTCTTGATTCCGCTCGTTGGAGCGCAACGGCACTTGCGGCGGCGAATCCATGTTGTCGATCAGCAGACAACGCAAAGCTACGCGGCCGATATTCGTCCCACTTTGCACGTCGTCGCATTGACGCTTTTGATCGCCGCTCTCTGGCCCGTGCTGATTGCCTTTGTCGGTTGGCGGATGACGGCGCCGGCCGCGACGTCCCTGCACGCGCAGAATATCGCGTATGGACTGCGGGTCACCGCGATCCTTTTTCTATCGCTCGAAGTGTTGCGGCAGATTTGTCGCAAGAAAGGCCTTGCCGAAGCGCATTTCGGTTGGCCGGCCGTAGCAGTCGCCCGGGTGGCGCACCATTTGCGATGGTCGATGGTGCTGGGCTTGCCGTTGGCTTTCACCGTGTCGGTCGTCGAATCACCGGAGTTCGATGTTCATCGCTCGCCACTGGGCAGATTGGCGTTCATCCTGGGCTCGCTCGTAATGGCCGCCTTTTCGCATTGTGTGCTGCATCCCAAGCGGGGATTGCTGCCAACCGTGGCCGAACGTCCCGACGTGAGCTGGTTCTGGAAAAAACCGCTTCTCTGGTATTCTTTGGCCGTGACGGGGCCTTTGGCTCTGGCCGTTATCGCCGCGGTGGGCTATTTCTACACGGCGCTCGAGCTCGCCTGGCGGCTACACGCCATGATGTGGCTACTCTTGGGGCTGCTGATCGTTCAGGCATTTGCCCAGCGCTGCCTGTTGGTGGCGCGGCGTAAACTGGCGATCAAGCAAGCGCGCGATCGCCGCGTAGCCGCCCTGGCACATGCGCAGAGCATAGCCCATCCGGGCACAATCGAGCCAGCAAACGCCGCGGCAGAGCAACCTGTGGACCTGATGTCGATCGATCTTCAGACACGTCGACTGTTGCGTAGCTTCGTCAACATCGCCCTGTTTGTGGGGTGTTGGCTCATCTGGATCGATGTGCTGCCCGCGCTGGGAATTCTCGACCGCTTTCAGTTGTGGCCCTACACCACGACAAAGCATCAGGAGATCGGCGGCGGATATAGAATTGAGACCGTTGGTAGCTGGATTACCCTCGGCGATGTTTTGTTTAGTGGCGTGATCGTGCTACTGACGATCGTCGCCAGTCGAAACCTGCCTGGGTTGCTGCAGATCGCCTTTCTGCAGCGTCTGCCGATGGACCCCGGCGGGCGGTACGCCATCACCACCGTCTCGCGGTACGTGATCACACTGGTGGGGCTGGCGGTGGCGTTCTGGATGATCGGAATCGGCTGGTCGAACATTCAATGGCTGGTGGCAGCCATGACCGTCGGTCTCGGCTTCGGCTTGCAGGAGATCTTCGCCAACTTTGTCTCTGGTTTGATCATTCTCTTCGAGCGCCCCATGCGCGTTGGCGATGTCGTTACCATCGGTGGTATCAGCGGCAGCGTAGCCCGAATCCGCATCCGTGCCACCACGATTACGGATGCGGACCGGAAGGAACTGATCGTCCCCAACAAGGAATTCATCACCGGCCAATTGATCAACTGGACCTTGTCCGACACCGTACTGCGGATGGTGATCAAAGTGGGGATCGCCTATGGATCAGACATTGCGGTGGCGCGGCAACTCTTGCTGAAGGCCGCTCAAGAGGACCATCGGGTGCTGCGCGACCCACCGGTGGCGGCGGTTCTCGATCAGTTCGGCGACAGCACGTTGAATTTCGAGCTGCGGCTTTTCGTCGGCGGCCTGGACGTCTTCCCAGACCTGCGCCATGATCTATGTGCCCGCATCGACCAATTGTTCCGCGATGCGGGTATCGAGATGGCGTTCCCGCAACGCGATATACACGTGCGATCGATCGATGCGGCCCTGGGCATGTTGCCGCGAGTCGCCGAACCGCTCAAGCGTGCAGGCTGA
- the corA gene encoding magnesium/cobalt transporter CorA, whose amino-acid sequence MIAYGPDQFVEQRVTDCTQVQKLINKAPVTWVNVEGLGNAHTIRSIGELFHLHPLALEDVANTHQRPKAEPYQNCLFIVARMTQLNERLETEQISLFLGPNFVITFLEDPGDAFDPVRLHLRNSQGRLRCSGAGYLAYALLDAVVDGYFPVVEEYGERLDALEDEVVSDPSRSTIAWAHQVKRDLRTLRRAIWPLRETLNALARDQHELIDNETRVYLRDCYDHTVQIIDIVETYRELDADLTDLYLSSLSNRLNEVMKVLTIIATIFMPLSFIASVYGMNFNTASPYNMPELNWRFGYVYVWLLMILSAVGMYVFFRWMRWVGPGSLERQQREARRSSRLEDEVEAVRVSSDKVALPPAASE is encoded by the coding sequence GTGATCGCTTACGGCCCGGATCAGTTTGTCGAACAGCGTGTCACCGATTGCACGCAGGTTCAAAAGCTGATCAACAAAGCACCCGTCACTTGGGTCAATGTCGAAGGACTGGGAAACGCCCATACGATTCGTTCGATCGGCGAGCTGTTTCATTTGCACCCGCTAGCGCTGGAAGATGTGGCGAACACGCACCAGCGGCCCAAAGCTGAGCCGTATCAAAACTGCTTGTTCATCGTCGCCCGCATGACCCAGCTCAATGAGCGGCTGGAAACGGAACAGATCAGTTTGTTTCTTGGTCCCAACTTCGTGATCACGTTTTTGGAAGATCCGGGCGACGCTTTCGATCCAGTGCGTCTACATTTGCGCAATTCACAGGGCCGTCTGCGTTGCTCCGGCGCCGGCTACCTGGCGTATGCCCTTTTAGACGCCGTGGTGGATGGATACTTTCCCGTGGTCGAGGAATACGGCGAGCGGCTGGACGCCCTGGAGGATGAAGTCGTCTCGGACCCGAGCCGGTCGACGATCGCCTGGGCGCATCAGGTCAAACGCGACCTGCGCACGTTGCGCCGCGCGATCTGGCCGCTGCGCGAAACCCTGAATGCCCTGGCCCGCGACCAGCACGAATTGATCGACAATGAGACTCGTGTCTATCTTCGCGACTGTTACGACCACACGGTGCAGATCATCGACATTGTCGAGACCTATCGCGAGTTAGATGCCGACCTGACGGACCTTTACCTGTCGAGCCTGAGCAACAGGCTGAACGAGGTAATGAAGGTCCTGACGATCATCGCGACAATCTTCATGCCGTTGTCGTTCATCGCCAGCGTCTATGGGATGAACTTCAACACGGCCTCGCCCTACAACATGCCCGAACTGAATTGGCGGTTCGGTTATGTATACGTGTGGCTCCTGATGATCCTTTCGGCGGTGGGCATGTATGTTTTCTTCCGCTGGATGCGATGGGTCGGCCCGGGCAGCCTGGAACGTCAGCAGCGCGAAGCACGACGCTCTTCTCGACTAGAAGACGAGGTGGAAGCCGTGCGAGTGTCGAGCGACAAGGTTGCGCTGCCACCGGCCGCGTCCGAATAA
- a CDS encoding transposase produces the protein MLNWFNAHGKISTGIAERFNNKAKLTMRKSYGFREYETIELALYHQLGNLPQPELTHEFC, from the coding sequence TTGTTGAACTGGTTCAACGCCCATGGGAAGATTTCCACCGGGATCGCTGAACGATTTAACAACAAGGCAAAACTCACCATGAGAAAGTCGTACGGCTTTCGCGAATACGAAACCATCGAACTCGCGCTGTACCACCAACTTGGCAACCTACCTCAGCCAGAACTCACCCACGAATTCTGCTGA
- a CDS encoding HNH endonuclease has protein sequence MSNAAVNPLSASVLVLNRLYMAVHVVSVRRAFGLLFRDLAEVIHVEEGQYANYDFESWREISELRASYKAPHDDWIRSVNFEIQVPRVIRLLSYDRLPKQAIRFNRRNIFARDGNRCQYCGRKFPTSELSLDHVTPRSRGGEASWENIVCSCVKCNVRKGGRTPQEAHMHLIRQPSKPKRSPMLSLKLGNPKYQSWKSFLDNAYWSVDLK, from the coding sequence ATGTCGAATGCCGCGGTGAATCCGTTGAGCGCTAGCGTTCTTGTCTTGAATCGGCTGTACATGGCTGTGCATGTAGTTAGCGTGCGACGGGCATTCGGCTTGTTGTTTCGCGATCTGGCCGAGGTGATACACGTCGAGGAGGGCCAGTACGCCAACTACGATTTCGAGAGCTGGCGGGAAATCAGCGAGTTGCGGGCCAGTTACAAGGCACCGCACGATGACTGGATCCGCTCCGTAAATTTTGAAATCCAAGTCCCGCGCGTGATTCGACTGCTGTCCTACGACAGGCTGCCCAAACAAGCAATTCGCTTCAATCGCCGCAACATTTTCGCACGGGATGGAAACCGCTGTCAGTATTGCGGCCGTAAGTTCCCGACTAGCGAATTGAGCCTGGATCACGTTACACCGCGCAGCCGCGGCGGCGAAGCCAGTTGGGAGAACATCGTGTGCAGCTGCGTGAAGTGCAACGTGAGAAAAGGAGGTCGCACGCCACAGGAAGCGCACATGCACCTCATACGGCAACCCAGCAAACCAAAACGTAGCCCTATGCTGAGCCTCAAGCTCGGCAACCCGAAATACCAAAGCTGGAAGAGCTTTCTCGACAATGCCTACTGGTCGGTGGACCTTAAATAG
- a CDS encoding thermonuclease family protein encodes MTRRSLHRAILLAVCTLVAALQSWRGCSYERFPESFDEGNYQVRRVVDGDTLLMRDRRRIRLMGVDTPETVKENTPVQPWGPEATAFTREFVANRDVRLQFDRERIDRFGRYLAFVWVGDLMLNEELLRAGLARWEPGYHYSQSMKTRFRKAQREAQQAHRGIWSGGQPHHQNESYR; translated from the coding sequence ATGACCCGCCGCTCGCTTCATCGTGCGATTCTCCTGGCCGTGTGTACGCTCGTCGCAGCATTGCAATCCTGGCGGGGTTGCAGCTACGAGCGGTTTCCAGAATCATTCGACGAAGGCAACTATCAAGTCCGTCGCGTCGTCGACGGCGACACCCTGCTAATGCGCGACCGCCGGCGGATTCGCCTCATGGGGGTCGACACGCCCGAGACCGTCAAGGAAAACACGCCGGTCCAACCCTGGGGGCCAGAGGCGACCGCCTTTACCCGCGAGTTCGTCGCCAACAGGGACGTTCGTTTGCAATTCGACCGCGAACGAATCGACCGCTTTGGCCGCTACCTGGCCTTCGTCTGGGTCGGCGATCTGATGCTGAACGAAGAGTTGCTGCGCGCCGGCCTCGCGCGCTGGGAGCCGGGCTACCATTACTCGCAGTCTATGAAGACCCGTTTCCGGAAAGCGCAGCGCGAGGCCCAGCAGGCGCATCGCGGGATTTGGAGCGGGGGCCAGCCGCATCACCAAAACGAGTCCTATCGATGA
- a CDS encoding 3-isopropylmalate dehydrogenase, producing the protein MVNNKNLKIAVIGGDGTGPEVAAEGLKVLAAVSKLENFRYELEHYDFGGDRYLRTGEILPKGAVDELRKFDAIYLGAVGHPDVAPGILEKGLLLELRFQLDQYINLRPVQLFPGVDTPLKDKGPADVDFVVVRENTEDMYCGVGGFLKKNTPDEVATQTAIYTRKGCERCIRWAFDFTRRRNNPKKMLTLVAKTNVLTYGHDLWWRTFRDVAKEYPDIKADYNHVDACCMWMVKNPEYYDVIVTTNMFGDIITDLGGILQGGMGVAAGGNINPDPGGTSMYEPMGGSAPKYTGLHVINPIAAINALGMLLEHTGQPAAAARVQKAIRAVTGSKMKSQAAGKMGHSTQQVGDLVVAAL; encoded by the coding sequence TTGGTCAACAATAAGAATCTGAAGATCGCCGTCATTGGCGGCGATGGTACTGGTCCCGAGGTTGCCGCCGAGGGTTTGAAGGTCCTGGCTGCGGTCTCGAAGCTTGAGAACTTCAGGTACGAGCTCGAACACTACGACTTCGGCGGTGACCGCTACCTGCGCACCGGCGAAATCCTGCCCAAGGGAGCCGTCGACGAGTTGCGCAAGTTCGACGCCATCTACCTGGGCGCAGTAGGCCATCCGGATGTCGCACCCGGCATCCTGGAGAAGGGCTTGCTGCTCGAACTCCGGTTTCAATTGGATCAGTACATCAACCTGCGGCCGGTGCAATTGTTCCCGGGCGTGGATACGCCGCTCAAGGATAAGGGGCCGGCGGACGTCGATTTCGTCGTCGTGCGCGAGAACACCGAAGATATGTACTGTGGCGTTGGCGGCTTCTTGAAAAAGAATACGCCCGACGAGGTCGCCACGCAGACCGCGATTTATACCCGCAAAGGGTGCGAGCGCTGCATCCGCTGGGCCTTCGATTTCACGCGCCGACGTAACAATCCCAAGAAGATGCTGACGCTGGTGGCCAAGACGAACGTGTTGACCTACGGGCATGACCTGTGGTGGCGCACATTTCGGGATGTCGCTAAGGAATACCCGGACATCAAAGCCGACTACAACCATGTCGACGCCTGTTGTATGTGGATGGTGAAGAATCCCGAGTACTACGACGTGATCGTCACCACCAACATGTTTGGCGATATCATCACCGACCTGGGCGGAATCCTGCAGGGAGGTATGGGCGTGGCCGCCGGTGGCAACATCAATCCTGATCCGGGTGGCACTAGCATGTACGAGCCGATGGGAGGCAGCGCGCCCAAGTACACTGGCCTGCACGTCATCAATCCAATCGCGGCGATCAACGCCCTGGGCATGTTATTGGAACACACCGGTCAACCGGCCGCTGCCGCCCGCGTGCAAAAGGCCATCCGCGCCGTGACCGGCAGCAAGATGAAGAGTCAGGCCGCCGGCAAGATGGGGCACAGCACACAACAGGTGGGCGATCTAGTGGTCGCGGCTCTGTAA
- a CDS encoding SDR family oxidoreductase, whose protein sequence is MKNTLFDLTGRAALVTGGSKGLGKSMARGFAEAGADVVISSRHENELRAALDEIGQGTSGRHEYIVADMTDRADVKRLAAEATKRLGRVDIVVNNAGSNNPQPIDKITDADWDRIIELNLSSCMALTRALASQMIQRRWGRVIHISSIMALASKEGRNVYSATKAALIGMARASALDLGSHNITVNCIAPGPFLTDLPGTLLSDAEKKGFAERTALGRWGDPRELAGPALLLASEAGSYITGAVLVVDGGTLCKTF, encoded by the coding sequence ATGAAGAACACACTTTTTGACCTCACGGGCCGGGCAGCGCTGGTCACCGGCGGCAGCAAGGGGCTAGGCAAGTCGATGGCCCGCGGCTTTGCCGAAGCTGGCGCCGACGTGGTGATCAGCAGCCGGCACGAGAATGAGCTGCGTGCTGCGCTCGATGAGATCGGCCAGGGGACCTCAGGCCGGCACGAATACATCGTGGCCGACATGACTGACCGTGCCGACGTCAAGCGGCTGGCTGCGGAGGCCACCAAGCGGTTGGGCCGCGTCGACATCGTGGTGAACAATGCCGGCAGCAACAACCCGCAACCGATCGACAAGATCACCGATGCCGACTGGGATCGCATCATCGAGCTGAACTTATCGAGTTGCATGGCCCTAACCAGGGCGCTCGCGTCGCAGATGATCCAGCGCCGCTGGGGTCGGGTCATTCACATCTCGTCGATCATGGCCCTGGCTTCCAAGGAGGGGCGCAATGTCTACTCGGCGACCAAGGCGGCCCTGATCGGCATGGCCCGCGCGAGCGCACTCGATCTTGGTAGCCATAACATCACGGTCAATTGCATCGCCCCGGGACCATTTCTGACCGACTTGCCTGGCACGCTACTGTCGGATGCCGAGAAAAAGGGCTTTGCCGAGCGCACGGCCCTGGGTCGTTGGGGAGATCCACGTGAGCTAGCTGGCCCGGCGTTGTTGTTGGCCAGTGAAGCGGGCAGTTATATCACCGGCGCGGTGCTGGTCGTCGACGGCGGCACACTGTGCAAGACTTTTTAG